In Methylomagnum ishizawai, one DNA window encodes the following:
- the accD gene encoding acetyl-CoA carboxylase, carboxyltransferase subunit beta, translated as MSWFHKLVPSKIRTEASTKSTVPEGLWSKCPSCNAILYRSEVERNLEVCPKCGHHMRIGSKKRLHLFLDPGNRLELGENLAPLDPLKFRDSKKYKDRLSQAQKATGEKDALSVVAGQLEGRPVVAAAFNFDFMAGSMGSVVGERFVRGVNHCLAHGMPLVVFSASGGARMQESLLSLFQMAKTSAALAKLAAAGLPFISVLTDPTMGGVSASLAMLGDINIGEPGALIGFAGPRVIEQTVREKLPEGFQRSEFLLEHGALDMIVDRREMRGKIAALLDLLMTGRPSVAQKPPVVEEPKPEIVATDAPLPSGEPQGDA; from the coding sequence TTGAGCTGGTTTCACAAACTTGTTCCTTCGAAAATCCGCACGGAAGCTTCTACCAAAAGCACGGTGCCGGAAGGATTGTGGAGCAAATGCCCGAGTTGCAACGCCATCCTCTATCGCTCGGAGGTGGAGCGGAACCTTGAAGTCTGCCCCAAGTGCGGCCATCACATGCGGATCGGTAGCAAGAAGCGTCTGCATCTGTTCCTCGATCCTGGGAACCGCCTGGAACTCGGCGAGAACCTCGCCCCGCTCGATCCCTTGAAATTCCGCGATAGCAAGAAATACAAGGACCGCCTGTCCCAGGCCCAGAAAGCCACCGGGGAAAAGGACGCGCTAAGCGTGGTCGCCGGGCAGTTGGAAGGGCGTCCCGTGGTCGCCGCCGCCTTCAATTTCGATTTCATGGCCGGGTCCATGGGGTCGGTGGTGGGCGAGCGTTTCGTGCGCGGGGTCAATCATTGCTTGGCCCACGGGATGCCCCTGGTGGTGTTCAGCGCCAGCGGCGGGGCGCGGATGCAGGAATCCTTGCTGTCCTTGTTCCAGATGGCGAAGACCAGCGCCGCCTTGGCCAAACTCGCCGCCGCCGGTTTGCCGTTCATTTCGGTGCTGACCGATCCCACCATGGGCGGGGTGTCGGCCAGTTTGGCGATGCTGGGCGATATCAATATCGGCGAGCCGGGTGCTTTGATCGGCTTCGCAGGGCCACGGGTGATCGAGCAGACCGTGCGCGAGAAACTGCCGGAAGGCTTCCAGCGCAGCGAATTCCTGCTGGAACACGGTGCCTTGGATATGATCGTGGACCGCCGCGAAATGCGCGGCAAGATCGCGGCCTTACTCGACCTTTTGATGACCGGTAGGCCGTCCGTGGCGCAGAAACCGCCCGTGGTCGAAGAACCCAAGCCTGAAATAGTCGCCACCGATGCGCCGCTGCCCAGCGGCGAACCCCAAGGCGACGCCTAA
- the trpA gene encoding tryptophan synthase subunit alpha produces MSRLTAKFEALRQAQRKALIPFITAGDPTPEFTVPALHAMVGAGADIIELGVPFSDPMADGPVIQKASERALVHKMGLRRVLGLVCEFRAQDAETPVVLMGYLNPIEAMGYTAFVEQAKAAGVDGVLTVDLPPEESSELLPLLHEAGIDPIYLLAPNSTEERIRKMGQLGRGYLYYVSLKGVTGASHMDLGEVERKLAEIKALTNLPVGVGFGVKDAQIAAAIAAFADAVVVGSALVGKIEAAESEPDRALAGIVALLQSMRSAMDAASS; encoded by the coding sequence GTGAGCCGCCTGACCGCCAAATTCGAGGCATTGCGACAAGCCCAGCGCAAGGCGCTCATCCCGTTCATCACGGCGGGCGATCCCACCCCGGAATTCACCGTCCCGGCGCTCCATGCCATGGTCGGGGCCGGGGCCGATATCATCGAGCTGGGCGTGCCGTTTTCCGATCCCATGGCCGACGGCCCGGTGATCCAGAAGGCCAGCGAACGCGCCCTGGTCCATAAGATGGGCCTGCGCCGGGTGTTGGGCCTGGTCTGTGAATTCCGCGCCCAGGACGCCGAAACCCCCGTGGTGCTGATGGGTTATCTCAACCCTATCGAGGCCATGGGCTACACGGCTTTCGTCGAGCAGGCCAAGGCAGCCGGGGTCGATGGCGTCCTCACCGTCGATCTGCCGCCCGAGGAATCCTCCGAACTGCTGCCCCTGCTGCACGAGGCGGGCATCGATCCCATCTATCTCCTGGCCCCGAACAGCACCGAGGAGCGCATCCGCAAAATGGGCCAACTCGGTCGTGGCTATCTCTATTATGTTTCGCTGAAGGGCGTGACCGGCGCTTCCCATATGGACTTGGGCGAGGTCGAGCGCAAGCTGGCCGAAATCAAGGCGCTGACCAACCTGCCGGTCGGCGTTGGCTTCGGCGTGAAGGATGCCCAAATCGCCGCCGCCATCGCCGCCTTTGCCGATGCCGTGGTCGTGGGTAGCGCCCTGGTCGGCAAGATCGAAGCCGCCGAAAGCGAACCCGACCGCGCCCTGGCCGGGATCGTCGCCTTGCTGCAATCCATGCGTTCCGCGATGGACGCCGCCTCTTCCTAA
- the trpB gene encoding tryptophan synthase subunit beta — MPTEAYNLPDERGHFGPYGGVFVAETLMYPIDELNQAYRRYMQDPEFLAELDYDLKHYVGRPSPIYHAERLSRHLGGAQIFLKREDLNHTGAHKVNNTVGQALLAKRMGKTRIIAETGAGQHGVATATVAARLGLECVVYMGSVDVARQAPNVLRMKLLGATVVPVESGSKTLKDALNEALRDWVTNVDNTFYIIGTVAGPHPYPAMVRDFQAVIGREARQQMQDMTGRQADALVACVGGGSNAIGLFYPFIDDKDIAMYGVEAAGDGIETGRHSAPLSAGRPGVLHGNRTYLMEDEDGEIIETHSISAGLDYPGVGPEHAWLKDSGRANYVSITDSEAMVGFHTLTRMEGIIPALESSHAVAYAMKLAPTLGKDQQILVNLSGRGDKDINTIAQREGISL; from the coding sequence ATGCCGACGGAAGCTTATAACCTACCCGACGAACGCGGCCACTTCGGTCCCTACGGCGGCGTGTTCGTGGCCGAGACCCTCATGTACCCCATCGACGAGCTGAACCAAGCTTATCGGCGCTACATGCAAGACCCGGAATTCCTGGCCGAGCTCGACTACGACCTCAAGCACTATGTCGGCAGACCTTCGCCCATCTACCATGCCGAGCGGCTGAGCCGCCATCTGGGCGGGGCGCAAATCTTCCTCAAGCGCGAAGACCTCAACCACACCGGGGCGCACAAGGTCAACAACACCGTTGGCCAAGCCCTCTTGGCCAAGCGCATGGGCAAGACCCGCATCATTGCCGAGACCGGCGCGGGCCAGCACGGCGTCGCCACCGCCACCGTGGCGGCACGCTTGGGCCTTGAATGCGTGGTCTACATGGGTTCGGTGGATGTGGCTCGGCAAGCGCCCAACGTCCTCAGGATGAAACTCCTGGGCGCGACCGTGGTGCCGGTCGAATCCGGCTCCAAGACCTTGAAGGACGCGCTCAACGAAGCGCTCCGCGACTGGGTCACCAACGTCGATAACACCTTCTACATTATCGGCACGGTGGCGGGTCCGCATCCTTATCCCGCCATGGTGCGCGATTTCCAAGCCGTGATTGGCCGCGAAGCCCGCCAGCAAATGCAGGACATGACCGGACGCCAAGCCGATGCCTTGGTCGCCTGCGTGGGCGGGGGTTCCAATGCCATTGGCTTGTTCTACCCCTTCATCGACGATAAGGACATCGCGATGTACGGCGTCGAAGCGGCGGGCGACGGTATCGAAACCGGCCGTCATTCCGCGCCCTTGAGCGCGGGCCGTCCCGGTGTGTTGCACGGCAACCGCACTTATCTGATGGAAGACGAGGACGGCGAAATCATCGAAACCCACTCGATTTCCGCCGGCCTGGATTATCCCGGCGTCGGCCCGGAACATGCTTGGCTCAAGGACTCAGGCAGAGCCAACTACGTCAGCATCACCGATAGCGAAGCGATGGTGGGTTTCCACACCCTGACCCGGATGGAAGGCATCATCCCGGCCCTGGAATCCAGCCACGCCGTCGCCTACGCCATGAAACTCGCGCCCACCCTGGGCAAGGACCAGCAAATCCTGGTCAACCTCTCCGGGCGCGGCGACAAAGACATCAACACCATAGCCCAACGCGAGGGAATCAGCCTGTGA
- a CDS encoding phosphoribosylanthranilate isomerase — protein MNKIPYLFRRTRVKICGFTRPQDALAAVHLGADALGLVFYPPSPRHVGIEQARAIVAGLPPFVTVVALFVDAAAARVAEVLGAVRIDLLQFHGDEDAGYCGAFAKPYLKAIRMRPGLDLAGAMAQYREASGILLDAWHPDAQGGTGERFDWDLVPAESARTLTLAGGLAPGNVAEALRTVRPYALDVSSGVEAGKGIKDAAKMAAFIQAVHLFDSNQYADGSL, from the coding sequence GTGAACAAAATCCCGTACCTCTTCCGCCGAACTCGGGTTAAAATCTGCGGCTTCACCCGCCCCCAAGATGCCCTGGCCGCCGTGCATTTGGGCGCGGACGCTTTGGGTTTGGTGTTTTATCCGCCCAGCCCGCGCCATGTCGGGATCGAACAGGCCCGGGCCATCGTGGCGGGACTTCCGCCCTTTGTCACCGTGGTCGCTTTGTTTGTGGACGCGGCGGCGGCGCGGGTGGCGGAGGTCCTCGGGGCGGTGCGGATCGATCTGCTCCAGTTCCATGGCGACGAGGACGCTGGTTACTGCGGTGCGTTCGCCAAGCCTTATCTCAAGGCCATCCGCATGAGGCCGGGTTTGGACCTCGCGGGGGCCATGGCGCAGTACCGGGAAGCTTCCGGTATCTTGTTGGATGCTTGGCACCCGGACGCCCAGGGCGGTACCGGCGAGCGTTTCGACTGGGATTTGGTCCCGGCGGAGTCCGCCAGGACGTTGACGCTGGCGGGCGGATTGGCCCCCGGCAATGTGGCGGAAGCCCTGCGGACAGTACGGCCCTATGCGCTCGATGTATCGAGCGGAGTGGAAGCGGGGAAGGGAATCAAGGACGCCGCCAAGATGGCGGCGTTCATTCAAGCAGTACACCTATTCGATAGTAATCAATATGCCGACGGAAGCTTATAA